One window from the genome of Burkholderia sp. FERM BP-3421 encodes:
- a CDS encoding two component system sensor kinase → MRPFWEKSLTARIVAILCCAMVSFWMLSEAISFYYRYTGTQSELRDVLSWELKAIVGRENRRFDDAQRHTRALLWVWKTLNQRLTTLDPAPEPSPHTTFVPFPDARGDAALVRRAREILGIFGDADPDSRRDAFLLLPTEGIVLYRAAEASAADMQRKLTMLMSLRGATQAGSGMHWSDAHRDSHGLVRVAAAAIDRESGVMAGQNLRIGDLSKFSKDLHLDREPRFVLRSAQGELLWSDGEVPADLNQVLDQLPMCAQSYSRRVNNQYVVCMPLDGPHWQLAVIFPTAAVTDKVMTLLRQTVPWTLVMQLWLIVVVFQILQWQLGRPLRLIVETIDAQRDGDWGRRLPARRDDELGRIARAYNTLLSTLNAYHKTLENKVDERTRELNEAKRMAESANHRKSEHIASISHEIRTPLNGIMGALALLARSQLQPRQQELVGVAQQSSGYLLGIVNNVLDYSRIEAGHLELAYEQTQLLPLLDQAMLTIHLRANEKHLTLSTFVAPDVPQQIWLDALRVRQILINLLGNAVKFTDFGSIRLVVERRGSLLAMIVEDTGKGIPPSYQLDIFKPFVQVRAHDSGNGLGLPIASRLANLMNGEILMSSQLGRGTRFTVLLPLQRGEVAPKPLAGSVTAPATLHAQLRSWGMEPVDGDNPLLAMPELCYLPGKLHRSIAQVLRGEAVQDDARPTAMCPWALKVLVVDDVAVNRDIVGKMLRELGHQCQSAASGERALALGRNQVFDLVLMDVRMPDLDGMATTRRWRHADERILDADTPIVALTANAMPAEHERARQAGMNAYLTKPVSLEQMAGTLNRVAATQLARGMELAPNAMANIPLLDWNDQMMREQLRKTLKDLHQQAEVAWHAKDTEGILNILHSLKGCAGQGGLDLVREGIEQQERQIRSGRWVSRRDLSDLADLIAIQFT, encoded by the coding sequence ATGCGCCCATTCTGGGAAAAATCGCTGACGGCACGCATCGTCGCGATCCTCTGCTGCGCGATGGTTTCGTTCTGGATGTTGTCCGAAGCAATCAGCTTTTACTACCGCTACACGGGAACGCAAAGCGAACTGCGTGATGTGCTGAGTTGGGAACTGAAGGCGATCGTCGGCCGCGAGAATCGCCGCTTCGATGATGCACAGCGCCATACGCGCGCGCTGCTGTGGGTCTGGAAGACCCTGAACCAGCGCCTGACCACGCTCGATCCCGCGCCCGAACCGTCGCCGCACACGACGTTCGTGCCGTTCCCCGACGCGCGCGGCGACGCGGCGCTCGTCCGGCGTGCGCGGGAGATCCTCGGGATTTTCGGCGACGCGGACCCGGACAGCCGGCGCGACGCGTTCCTGCTGCTGCCGACGGAGGGCATCGTGCTGTACCGCGCGGCGGAAGCCAGCGCCGCCGACATGCAGCGCAAGCTCACGATGCTGATGTCGCTGCGCGGCGCGACGCAAGCGGGCAGCGGCATGCACTGGAGCGACGCGCACCGCGATTCGCACGGCCTCGTGCGGGTGGCCGCCGCCGCGATCGATCGCGAGTCGGGCGTGATGGCCGGGCAGAATCTGCGCATCGGCGATCTGTCGAAGTTCAGCAAGGACCTGCATCTGGATCGCGAGCCGCGTTTCGTGCTGCGCTCCGCGCAGGGCGAGCTGCTGTGGTCGGACGGCGAAGTGCCCGCCGATCTGAATCAGGTGCTGGACCAACTGCCGATGTGCGCGCAGAGCTATTCGCGGCGCGTCAACAATCAGTACGTGGTGTGCATGCCGCTCGACGGCCCGCACTGGCAGCTCGCGGTGATCTTTCCGACGGCGGCCGTCACCGACAAGGTGATGACCCTGCTGCGCCAGACCGTGCCGTGGACGCTCGTGATGCAGCTGTGGCTCATCGTCGTGGTGTTCCAGATCCTGCAATGGCAATTGGGACGGCCGCTCAGGCTGATCGTCGAGACCATCGACGCGCAGCGCGACGGCGACTGGGGCCGCCGGCTGCCCGCGCGCCGCGACGACGAGCTGGGGCGGATCGCGCGCGCGTACAACACCTTGCTCAGCACGCTGAACGCGTATCACAAGACCCTGGAAAACAAGGTCGACGAGCGCACCCGCGAGCTGAACGAAGCGAAGCGCATGGCGGAATCGGCGAATCACCGCAAGAGCGAGCACATCGCCAGCATCAGCCATGAGATCCGCACGCCGCTGAACGGCATCATGGGCGCGCTCGCGCTGCTCGCGCGCAGCCAGCTGCAGCCGCGCCAGCAGGAGCTGGTCGGCGTCGCGCAGCAGTCGTCCGGCTACCTGCTCGGGATCGTCAACAACGTGCTCGACTACTCGCGCATCGAGGCGGGCCACCTGGAGCTGGCCTACGAGCAGACGCAGCTGCTGCCGCTCCTCGATCAGGCGATGCTGACGATCCACCTGCGCGCGAACGAAAAGCACCTCACGCTGTCGACCTTCGTCGCGCCCGACGTGCCGCAGCAGATCTGGCTCGATGCGTTGCGGGTGCGGCAGATCCTGATCAACCTGCTCGGCAACGCGGTCAAGTTCACCGATTTCGGCAGCATCCGCCTCGTCGTCGAGCGGCGCGGCAGCCTGCTCGCGATGATCGTCGAGGATACCGGCAAGGGCATCCCGCCGTCATATCAGCTCGACATCTTCAAGCCGTTCGTGCAGGTGCGCGCGCATGACAGCGGCAACGGACTGGGCCTGCCGATCGCATCGCGGCTCGCGAACCTGATGAACGGCGAGATCCTGATGAGCAGCCAGCTCGGGCGCGGCACCCGGTTTACCGTGCTGCTGCCCTTGCAGCGCGGCGAGGTCGCGCCGAAGCCGCTCGCGGGCTCCGTGACGGCGCCCGCGACGCTGCATGCGCAATTGCGCAGCTGGGGGATGGAGCCCGTCGACGGCGACAATCCGCTGCTCGCGATGCCGGAGCTGTGCTACCTGCCCGGCAAGCTTCACCGCAGCATCGCGCAGGTGCTGCGCGGCGAGGCCGTGCAGGACGATGCGCGGCCGACGGCGATGTGCCCGTGGGCGCTCAAGGTGCTGGTCGTCGACGACGTCGCCGTCAATCGCGACATCGTCGGCAAGATGCTGCGCGAGCTGGGCCACCAGTGCCAGTCGGCGGCCTCGGGCGAGCGGGCGCTCGCGCTGGGCCGCAACCAGGTGTTCGATCTCGTGCTGATGGACGTGCGGATGCCGGACCTGGACGGGATGGCGACCACGCGCCGCTGGCGCCATGCGGACGAGCGGATCCTCGATGCCGACACGCCGATCGTCGCGCTGACGGCCAATGCGATGCCGGCGGAGCACGAGCGCGCGCGGCAGGCGGGCATGAACGCCTATCTGACCAAGCCCGTGTCGCTCGAGCAGATGGCGGGCACGCTGAACCGGGTGGCCGCCACGCAGCTGGCGCGCGGCATGGAGCTTGCGCCCAATGCGATGGCGAACATACCGCTCCTGGACTGGAACGACCAGATGATGCGCGAGCAGCTGCGCAAGACGCTGAAGGACCTGCACCAGCAGGCGGAAGTGGCGTGGCACGCGAAGGATACGGAAGGCATCCTGAACATCCTGCATTCGCTGAAGGGCTGCGCGGGGCAAGGCGGGCTCGATCTGGTGCGCGAGGGCATCGAGCAGCAGGAGCGGCAGATCCGCTCGGGCCGCTGGGTCAGCCGCCGCGATCTGAGCGACCTGGCTGATCTGATCGCGATTCAGTTCACCTGA
- a CDS encoding secretion protein — translation MDLQTERKLEQFLRLLELPCSRIASRLEFAQPPLRVFIEAVGARLVLSVARPIDAARRDDALRRLVARCDPARHGGLILRACALRRDLMLSCTLDAAHDVGAWLDAHRTLRRLLDAHAGDAR, via the coding sequence ATGGATTTGCAAACGGAGCGCAAGCTGGAACAGTTCCTGCGGCTGCTCGAATTGCCCTGCTCGCGCATCGCTTCGCGCCTCGAATTCGCCCAACCGCCGCTGCGCGTCTTCATCGAGGCCGTCGGCGCCCGGCTGGTGCTGTCCGTCGCGCGGCCGATCGACGCCGCGCGCCGCGACGACGCCCTGCGACGACTTGTCGCACGCTGCGATCCGGCGCGCCACGGCGGCCTGATCCTGCGGGCCTGCGCGCTGCGCCGCGACCTGATGCTCAGCTGCACGCTCGACGCCGCGCACGACGTCGGCGCCTGGCTCGACGCGCATCGCACGCTGCGCCGCCTGCTCGACGCGCATGCGGGGGACGCGCGGTGA
- a CDS encoding EscV/YscV/HrcV family type III secretion system export apparatus protein, translated as MNRISRWLAIVASRQDIALAVLLLVAVFMMIVPLPTGLIDLMIAFNLMIAIILLMMSLYIRDPLEFAAFPSVLLITTLYRLALTISTTRLILLQADAGEIVYTFGSFAVGGNLGVGLIVFVIITIVQFIVITKGSERVAEVGARFSLDGMPGKQMSIDGDMRAGIIDANEARRQRGLVQKESQLYGAMDGAMKFVKGDAIAGIIIILVNILGGTAVGVFMHGMSASEAMSTYAILSIGDGLIGQIPALLISITAGIIVTRVPGEVRQSLAADLTEQIGRQPQALWLAGAVLLVFAVLPGFPVAYFLALAALMLGGAWLLKRRGRRAGAAGPAAHAAGAAAAGAAPGGGPAGTAMTPGAVPLMIRFAESAARADKLADALEALRWRTFEQLGLPLPDIHLQASAGLDAGTVEVLLYQEPVLALTVPRDLLLADARGARVAHSERVDTLPFGKLRLHWIAPGQAETLAALGIVLHRDEARIVHCLSLVVERFASQFVGVQETRFLMDAMEARYAELVKEVQRQMPIGRIADVLQRLVEEGISVRDLRSIFEALIEWAPREKDPVMLVEYVRIALRRHIGARYRAGQAWISGWMIGDRIEAMVRESIRQTAAGSYSSLGAEANRAILARIRAALAGADLRRIVLLTAVDVRRFIRKMVEREFGGLAVLSFQEIGDEAELRVIGTVDLIGEPADALA; from the coding sequence GTGAACCGGATCAGCCGCTGGCTGGCGATCGTCGCGTCGCGCCAGGACATCGCGCTCGCGGTGCTGCTGCTCGTCGCGGTGTTCATGATGATCGTGCCGCTGCCGACCGGGCTCATCGACCTGATGATCGCGTTCAACCTGATGATCGCGATCATCCTGCTGATGATGTCGCTCTACATCCGCGACCCGCTCGAATTCGCCGCGTTCCCGTCGGTCCTGCTGATCACGACGCTGTACCGGCTCGCGCTGACGATCAGCACCACCCGCCTGATCCTGCTGCAGGCCGACGCGGGCGAGATCGTCTACACCTTCGGCAGCTTCGCCGTGGGCGGCAATCTCGGCGTCGGGCTGATCGTGTTCGTGATCATCACGATCGTCCAGTTCATCGTCATCACGAAGGGCTCGGAGCGCGTCGCCGAGGTCGGCGCGCGCTTCTCGCTCGACGGCATGCCCGGCAAGCAGATGAGCATCGACGGCGACATGCGCGCCGGCATCATCGACGCCAACGAGGCGCGCCGCCAGCGCGGCCTCGTCCAGAAGGAAAGCCAGCTGTACGGCGCGATGGACGGCGCGATGAAGTTCGTCAAGGGCGACGCCATCGCCGGCATCATCATCATCCTCGTCAACATCCTGGGGGGCACGGCGGTCGGCGTGTTCATGCACGGCATGAGCGCGAGCGAGGCGATGTCGACCTACGCGATCCTGTCGATCGGCGACGGCCTGATCGGACAGATTCCCGCCCTGCTGATTTCGATCACGGCGGGCATCATCGTCACGCGCGTGCCCGGCGAGGTCCGCCAGTCGCTCGCGGCGGACCTGACCGAGCAGATCGGCCGGCAGCCCCAGGCCCTGTGGCTCGCGGGCGCGGTGCTGCTGGTGTTCGCGGTGCTGCCGGGCTTTCCGGTGGCGTACTTCCTCGCGCTGGCCGCGCTGATGCTCGGCGGGGCCTGGCTGCTCAAGCGGCGCGGCCGCCGCGCGGGCGCGGCCGGGCCCGCGGCGCATGCCGCGGGCGCCGCGGCGGCGGGCGCGGCGCCCGGCGGCGGCCCGGCCGGCACCGCGATGACGCCGGGCGCCGTGCCGCTGATGATCCGCTTCGCGGAATCCGCCGCGCGCGCCGACAAGCTGGCCGATGCGCTCGAAGCGCTGCGCTGGCGCACCTTCGAGCAGCTGGGCCTGCCCTTGCCCGACATCCACCTGCAGGCCTCGGCCGGCCTCGACGCCGGCACGGTCGAGGTGCTGCTGTACCAGGAACCCGTGCTGGCGCTCACCGTGCCGCGCGACCTGCTGCTCGCCGATGCGCGCGGCGCGCGCGTCGCCCACAGCGAGCGCGTCGACACCCTGCCGTTCGGCAAGCTGCGCCTGCATTGGATCGCACCGGGGCAAGCCGAGACGCTGGCCGCGCTCGGCATCGTGCTGCATCGGGACGAAGCGCGCATCGTCCACTGCCTGTCGCTCGTCGTCGAGCGCTTCGCGAGCCAGTTCGTCGGCGTGCAGGAAACCCGTTTCCTGATGGATGCGATGGAAGCGCGCTACGCGGAACTCGTGAAGGAAGTGCAGCGCCAGATGCCGATCGGACGGATCGCCGACGTGTTGCAGCGGCTCGTCGAGGAAGGCATCTCGGTGCGCGACCTGCGCAGCATCTTCGAGGCGCTGATCGAATGGGCGCCGCGCGAGAAGGATCCCGTGATGCTGGTCGAGTACGTGCGCATCGCGCTGCGCCGCCACATCGGCGCGCGCTATCGCGCCGGGCAGGCATGGATCAGCGGCTGGATGATCGGCGACCGGATCGAGGCGATGGTGCGCGAGTCGATCCGCCAGACCGCCGCCGGCTCCTATTCGTCGCTGGGCGCCGAAGCCAACCGCGCCATTCTCGCCCGGATCCGCGCCGCGCTCGCCGGCGCCGACCTGCGCCGCATCGTGCTGCTGACGGCGGTCGACGTGCGCCGCTTCATCCGCAAGATGGTCGAGCGCGAATTCGGCGGCCTCGCCGTGCTGTCGTTCCAGGAGATCGGCGACGAAGCCGAGCTCCGCGTGATCGGCACCGTCGACCTGATCGGGGAGCCCGCCGATGCGCTTGCCTGA
- a CDS encoding EscN/YscN/HrcN family type III secretion system ATPase produces the protein MRLPDLDPLRARVAARLAPRGDAPAAQQRFGRVTEVGPTLLRATLPHVGLADLCRLEPAGIDAEVVSIEGDTALLSPFAEPRGIAAGCAVRPLGRAHRIPVGAFLLGRVVDGLGRLIDPGPPAPDGAAWVDLARAAPDPLQRAIIDTPLPLGVRAIDGLLTCGRGQRVGIFAAAGGGKSTLLGMICDGSLADVTVLALIGERGREVREYLEHTLTPEARARAIVVVATSDRPALERLKAAYTATAIAEHFRDQGRDVLLMMDSLTRFARAAREIGLAAGEKPAAGSYPPSFFARLPGLLERAGPAATGSITGLYTVLVEGDDLNEPVADEVRSILDGHIVLSRKLAEANHYPAIDIGASVSRVMSRIVAARHRDGAARLRRLDAVYRDIELLVRVGEYRHGADPEADDALARREAIRQFLCQSVTDKTSFDQTLEQLWNTVDARP, from the coding sequence ATGCGCTTGCCTGACCTCGACCCATTGCGCGCGCGCGTCGCCGCGCGCCTCGCGCCGCGCGGCGATGCGCCCGCTGCGCAGCAGCGCTTCGGCCGCGTGACCGAGGTCGGCCCGACGCTCTTGCGCGCGACGCTGCCGCACGTCGGGCTCGCGGACCTCTGCCGCCTCGAACCCGCCGGCATCGACGCCGAGGTCGTGTCGATCGAGGGCGACACCGCGCTGCTGTCACCGTTCGCCGAACCGCGCGGCATCGCCGCCGGCTGCGCGGTTCGGCCGCTCGGCCGCGCGCACCGGATCCCGGTCGGCGCGTTCCTGCTCGGCCGCGTGGTCGACGGCCTCGGCCGTCTGATCGACCCCGGCCCGCCGGCGCCGGACGGTGCCGCCTGGGTCGATCTGGCGCGCGCCGCGCCCGATCCGCTGCAACGCGCGATCATCGACACGCCCTTGCCGCTCGGCGTGCGCGCGATCGACGGCCTCCTGACCTGCGGACGCGGCCAGCGCGTGGGCATCTTCGCGGCCGCCGGCGGCGGCAAGAGCACGCTGCTCGGCATGATCTGCGACGGCAGCCTCGCCGACGTGACCGTGCTCGCACTGATCGGCGAGCGCGGGCGCGAGGTGCGCGAGTATCTCGAACACACGCTCACGCCCGAGGCGCGCGCGCGCGCGATCGTCGTGGTGGCCACCTCCGATCGCCCCGCGCTCGAACGGCTGAAGGCGGCCTATACCGCCACCGCGATCGCCGAGCACTTCCGCGACCAGGGCCGCGACGTGCTGCTGATGATGGATTCGCTGACCCGCTTCGCGCGCGCCGCCCGCGAAATCGGTCTCGCCGCCGGCGAGAAGCCCGCCGCCGGCAGCTATCCGCCCAGCTTTTTCGCGCGCCTGCCGGGCTTGCTCGAACGCGCCGGCCCGGCCGCCACGGGCAGCATCACGGGCCTCTACACGGTGCTCGTCGAAGGCGACGACCTGAACGAACCCGTCGCCGACGAGGTGCGCTCGATCCTCGACGGCCACATCGTGCTGTCGCGCAAGCTCGCCGAGGCGAACCACTATCCGGCGATCGACATCGGCGCGAGCGTGAGCCGCGTGATGAGCCGGATCGTCGCCGCACGCCATCGCGACGGCGCGGCGCGGCTGCGCCGGCTGGACGCCGTGTATCGCGACATCGAACTGCTCGTGCGGGTCGGCGAATATCGGCACGGCGCCGATCCCGAAGCCGACGACGCCCTCGCCCGCCGCGAGGCGATCCGGCAATTCCTCTGTCAATCCGTCACGGATAAAACCTCTTTCGACCAAACGCTCGAACAGTTATGGAACACGGTGGACGCTCGACCCTGA
- the sctQ gene encoding type III secretion system cytoplasmic ring protein SctQ produces MRPIPLDADTAAVLRTLGHGRAYRRDADALTLLFRRGGGAGLVLTARADDAVVRAWCDSAQWCRWIAPVLPVADWHAVPDELRAPLAAWTLACVAPCAAAAGLAWPDAEAVEPEASPIAHRWLLRLERAGATLDLLILDAPPAWIAQLAADLDPLDAPAPGRPAPALRAALIAGWSCIDTAQLARLHRGDALLLHHAYAVADGELGLFTDRPLASVTRCDALGYTIGVTMETFDDWLDVEPAAPAPTPPGVLPLDASVRIIAQAAAIDVPLERLAALRPGDILEGPAIGDGLCTLKIGGRPLARGMLLDIDGRLAIRIEHFV; encoded by the coding sequence ATGCGACCGATCCCGCTTGACGCCGACACGGCCGCCGTCCTGCGCACGCTCGGGCACGGCCGCGCGTATCGGCGCGACGCGGACGCGCTGACCCTGCTGTTTCGCCGCGGCGGCGGCGCGGGCCTGGTCCTGACCGCCCGCGCCGACGACGCCGTCGTGCGCGCCTGGTGCGACAGCGCGCAATGGTGCCGCTGGATCGCCCCGGTGCTGCCCGTCGCCGACTGGCATGCCGTTCCCGACGAGTTGCGCGCGCCGCTGGCCGCCTGGACCCTGGCCTGCGTCGCGCCGTGCGCGGCGGCGGCCGGGCTCGCGTGGCCGGACGCCGAGGCCGTCGAGCCGGAGGCCTCCCCGATCGCGCACCGGTGGCTGCTGCGCCTCGAACGCGCCGGCGCGACGCTCGATCTGCTGATCCTCGATGCGCCGCCCGCCTGGATCGCGCAGCTGGCCGCCGACCTCGATCCGCTCGATGCGCCCGCGCCCGGCCGGCCCGCGCCGGCGCTGCGCGCGGCGTTGATCGCGGGCTGGAGCTGCATCGACACCGCACAGCTCGCGCGCCTGCACCGCGGCGACGCTTTGCTGCTGCACCACGCCTACGCCGTCGCCGACGGCGAACTGGGCCTGTTCACCGACCGGCCGCTCGCCAGCGTCACCCGCTGCGACGCGCTCGGCTACACGATAGGAGTCACGATGGAAACCTTTGACGACTGGCTGGACGTCGAACCGGCCGCTCCCGCGCCGACGCCGCCCGGCGTCCTGCCGCTCGACGCGAGCGTGCGGATCATCGCGCAGGCCGCGGCGATCGACGTGCCGCTCGAACGGCTCGCCGCGCTCAGGCCCGGCGACATCCTGGAAGGCCCCGCGATCGGCGACGGCCTGTGCACGCTGAAGATCGGCGGCCGGCCGCTCGCGCGCGGCATGCTGCTCGACATCGACGGACGCCTCGCGATCCGCATCGAGCACTTCGTGTAG
- the sctR gene encoding type III secretion system export apparatus subunit SctR, whose protein sequence is MSVLDQPVQLIVVLFALSILPLLVVLGTSFLKLAVVFALLRNALGTQQIPPNIALYGLALVLTLFIMAPVGLAIQDNLAEHPVRLDDKHFTQQVETTILAPYRDFLVRNTARTQVRFFADIGHRTWPEPYRNRIPDDSLIVLMPAFAVSQLIEAFKIGLLLFLPFVAIDLIVSNVLLAMGMMMVSPMTIALPLKLLVFVLINGWEKLLGQLVLSFS, encoded by the coding sequence ATGAGCGTGCTCGACCAGCCCGTTCAATTGATCGTGGTGCTGTTCGCGTTGTCGATCCTGCCGCTGCTGGTGGTGCTCGGCACGTCGTTCCTCAAGCTCGCCGTCGTGTTCGCGCTGCTGCGCAACGCGCTCGGCACGCAGCAGATCCCGCCGAACATCGCGCTCTACGGGCTCGCGCTCGTGCTCACGCTGTTCATCATGGCGCCCGTCGGGCTCGCGATCCAGGACAACCTCGCCGAGCATCCGGTGCGTCTCGACGACAAGCACTTCACGCAGCAGGTCGAGACCACCATCCTCGCGCCGTACCGCGACTTCCTCGTGCGCAACACCGCCCGGACGCAGGTGCGCTTCTTTGCCGACATCGGCCATCGCACCTGGCCCGAACCGTATCGCAACCGCATTCCGGACGATTCGCTGATCGTGCTGATGCCGGCGTTCGCGGTCAGCCAGCTGATCGAGGCGTTCAAGATCGGCCTGCTGCTGTTCCTGCCGTTCGTCGCGATCGACCTGATCGTGTCCAACGTGCTGCTCGCGATGGGCATGATGATGGTGTCGCCGATGACGATCGCGCTGCCGCTCAAGCTGCTCGTGTTCGTCCTGATCAACGGCTGGGAAAAGCTGCTCGGCCAGCTCGTCCTGTCGTTCAGCTGA
- a CDS encoding EscS/YscS/HrcS family type III secretion system export apparatus protein, producing the protein MSEAVITQLAAQMMWLVLLLSLPVVVVASVVGILVSLVQALTQVQDQTIQFLIKLLAVAVTLAATYHWMGDVLINYATQSFNQIGRMGP; encoded by the coding sequence ATGAGCGAAGCCGTCATTACCCAGCTTGCCGCGCAGATGATGTGGCTCGTGCTGCTGCTGTCGCTGCCGGTGGTGGTGGTCGCGTCGGTGGTGGGCATCCTCGTGAGCCTCGTCCAGGCGCTGACCCAGGTGCAGGATCAGACGATCCAGTTCCTGATCAAGCTGCTGGCCGTCGCGGTCACGCTCGCCGCCACCTATCACTGGATGGGCGACGTGCTGATCAACTATGCGACGCAGAGTTTCAACCAGATCGGCAGGATGGGGCCATGA
- the sctT gene encoding type III secretion system export apparatus subunit SctT — translation MTAAMAVEWLPVVALSMLRPLGAMLLVPVFSTGTLGGALARNALVLAITLPVLALHDLWPAADAARSWAAYLWLACGELSIGLMIGFCAAVPFWALDMAGFLIDTMRGASMASVLNPLLGQQSSVMGIVFSQVFSLLFMMFGGFHALLEAIYASYLTLPPGAAFRFRPAALGFLGQQWQLMYTLCLRFAMPAIVAILLVDMALGLVNRSAQQLNVFFIAMPIKSAFALLLMIICANFAFQLPLAESLRLVEHAAALTNGLR, via the coding sequence ATGACGGCCGCGATGGCCGTCGAATGGCTGCCGGTGGTCGCGCTGTCGATGCTGCGCCCGCTCGGCGCGATGCTGCTGGTGCCGGTGTTCAGCACCGGCACGCTCGGCGGCGCGCTCGCGCGCAACGCGCTGGTGCTCGCGATCACGCTGCCGGTGCTGGCCCTGCACGATCTGTGGCCCGCCGCCGACGCGGCCCGGTCGTGGGCCGCGTATCTGTGGCTCGCGTGCGGCGAGCTGAGCATCGGCCTGATGATCGGGTTCTGCGCGGCGGTGCCGTTCTGGGCGCTCGACATGGCGGGCTTCCTGATCGACACGATGCGCGGCGCCTCGATGGCGAGCGTGCTCAATCCCTTGCTCGGCCAGCAGTCGTCGGTGATGGGCATCGTGTTTTCGCAGGTGTTCTCGCTGCTGTTCATGATGTTCGGCGGCTTTCATGCGCTGCTCGAAGCGATCTATGCGTCCTACCTGACGCTGCCGCCCGGCGCGGCGTTCCGCTTTCGTCCGGCCGCGCTCGGCTTTCTCGGCCAGCAGTGGCAATTGATGTACACGCTGTGCCTGCGCTTCGCGATGCCCGCGATCGTCGCGATCCTGCTGGTCGACATGGCGCTCGGGCTCGTCAACCGCTCGGCCCAGCAACTCAATGTGTTCTTCATCGCGATGCCGATCAAGAGCGCGTTCGCGCTGCTGCTGATGATCATCTGCGCGAACTTCGCGTTCCAGCTGCCGCTCGCGGAAAGCCTTCGGCTCGTCGAACATGCCGCCGCGCTGACGAACGGGCTGCGATGA
- a CDS encoding EscU/YscU/HrcU family type III secretion system export apparatus switch protein, producing the protein MSEKTEQPTAKKRADARRKGQVAKSAEITSGAQLAVLLGYFLFEGPRLMQAFEALARASIDVVNDDLVTALDRWLGVLGAVVARFVIGLALVVIGVTVIAVVAQIGPLLAPEALKPSADKINPIANAKQMFSMKSLFEFAKSLFKVGVLSIIFYYLIREYAPSLQFLPLCSVECGFAVSVRLLYWMWAALIGFYVLFGLADFAFQRYNTTKQLMMSIEDIKQEFKNSEGNPELKHKRKEIHREVQSGSLASNVAKSTVVVRNPTHVAVCLYYDPVAAPLPEVVETGRGKRALHIVALAERAGVPVVENVPVARALAARLAVGQVIPPDLFDPVAHILRLVMHLDYEPDHDDDDAPRPSA; encoded by the coding sequence ATGAGCGAGAAGACCGAGCAGCCCACCGCCAAGAAGCGCGCCGATGCGCGCCGCAAGGGCCAGGTCGCGAAAAGCGCCGAAATCACGAGCGGCGCGCAGCTGGCGGTGCTGCTCGGTTATTTCCTGTTCGAGGGCCCGCGTCTGATGCAGGCTTTCGAGGCGCTCGCCCGCGCGTCCATCGACGTCGTCAACGACGATCTCGTCACCGCCCTCGACCGCTGGCTCGGCGTGCTCGGCGCGGTGGTCGCGCGCTTCGTGATCGGCCTCGCGCTCGTCGTGATCGGCGTGACCGTGATCGCGGTCGTCGCGCAGATCGGCCCGCTGCTCGCGCCCGAGGCGCTGAAGCCCTCCGCCGACAAGATCAACCCGATCGCGAACGCGAAGCAGATGTTCTCGATGAAGAGCCTGTTCGAGTTCGCGAAGTCGCTGTTCAAGGTCGGCGTGCTGTCCATCATCTTCTATTACCTGATCCGCGAATATGCGCCGTCGCTGCAATTCCTGCCGCTGTGCAGCGTCGAGTGCGGCTTCGCGGTCAGCGTGCGGCTCTTGTATTGGATGTGGGCGGCGCTGATCGGCTTCTACGTGCTGTTCGGTCTCGCCGACTTCGCGTTCCAGCGCTATAACACGACCAAGCAGCTGATGATGTCGATCGAGGACATCAAGCAGGAATTCAAGAATTCGGAAGGCAACCCCGAACTGAAGCACAAGCGCAAGGAAATCCACCGCGAGGTGCAAAGCGGCAGCCTCGCCTCGAACGTGGCGAAATCGACCGTGGTCGTCCGCAATCCGACCCACGTCGCCGTGTGCCTCTACTACGATCCAGTCGCCGCGCCGCTGCCCGAAGTCGTCGAGACGGGGCGCGGCAAGCGCGCGCTGCATATCGTCGCGCTCGCCGAGCGCGCCGGCGTGCCGGTCGTCGAGAACGTGCCGGTCGCGCGCGCGCTCGCCGCACGCCTCGCGGTCGGCCAGGTCATTCCGCCCGACCTGTTCGACCCCGTTGCGCACATCCTGCGGCTCGTCATGCACCTCGACTACGAGCCCGACCACGACGACGACGATGCGCCCCGTCCGTCCGCCTGA